The following are encoded together in the Myxococcus virescens genome:
- a CDS encoding PAAR-like domain-containing protein: MAKVTVNFPRTPVTQGSAGVAAATLPNVCKMPGPPAPFVPTPLPNIGNSGDSPEGYSKTVIINGHSVAIAGASFGSKGDLASKGTGGGLVSSNTHGPTKFIGPGSMNVKIEGRNVQLLGDPMLNNCGPSGSPANAATMTGIIQASGVMTVIYGDDIPCSLCGKTHPLEAGEEAQTVIAALFIRLQDALDAQKQQILEYAKVKKEERNKERRLEELDWKNTDENRKSGKGPNPSERVELASLPGELTTLRGQIAALEDFFGSHAVLRYNRERKSYAKGYMIGAMVCVCTGKKLAACSGQAPPGFAKAVKSLGFECASAPVDSEIAREAWDCAAKQIMEKHGGHKPKQLIERLFYPAVEGLKSDRGPRIRFKVRTEDLGTKSLSEPEEREQTFQNGENVPSCSDCQEKLSSMYCTTACA; the protein is encoded by the coding sequence ATGGCCAAGGTAACCGTCAACTTCCCGAGGACGCCCGTCACCCAAGGCAGCGCGGGCGTCGCCGCGGCCACGCTGCCCAACGTCTGCAAGATGCCCGGCCCGCCAGCGCCCTTCGTGCCCACGCCCCTGCCCAACATCGGCAACAGCGGCGATTCGCCCGAGGGGTATTCAAAGACAGTCATCATCAACGGGCACTCCGTCGCCATTGCCGGCGCCAGCTTCGGCAGCAAGGGGGACCTGGCCAGCAAGGGGACGGGAGGTGGCCTCGTCTCCAGCAACACCCATGGCCCGACGAAGTTCATCGGCCCCGGCTCGATGAACGTCAAAATCGAGGGGAGAAATGTGCAGTTGCTGGGCGACCCCATGCTCAACAACTGCGGCCCGTCCGGCAGCCCCGCGAATGCCGCCACCATGACGGGCATCATCCAGGCCTCTGGCGTCATGACCGTCATCTACGGTGACGACATTCCGTGCTCGCTCTGCGGGAAGACGCACCCTCTGGAGGCGGGAGAAGAGGCGCAGACGGTGATTGCGGCGCTGTTCATACGACTCCAGGACGCGCTCGATGCACAGAAGCAGCAGATTCTCGAATACGCCAAAGTCAAAAAGGAAGAAAGAAACAAGGAGCGAAGGCTTGAGGAGCTAGACTGGAAGAATACGGATGAAAATCGAAAGAGCGGGAAAGGGCCAAACCCCTCTGAGCGAGTAGAGCTGGCAAGTCTACCGGGCGAACTAACCACTCTCAGGGGACAAATCGCCGCGCTCGAGGACTTCTTCGGCAGCCACGCCGTGCTTCGATACAACCGAGAGCGTAAGTCCTATGCCAAGGGTTACATGATTGGCGCCATGGTGTGCGTATGCACTGGCAAGAAGCTCGCGGCCTGCTCCGGCCAAGCTCCTCCTGGCTTTGCGAAGGCAGTGAAGTCACTGGGCTTCGAATGCGCAAGCGCGCCCGTCGATTCAGAGATTGCGAGAGAAGCTTGGGACTGCGCAGCCAAGCAAATCATGGAGAAGCATGGAGGGCATAAGCCCAAGCAACTCATTGAGCGTCTATTCTACCCAGCAGTCGAGGGACTCAAATCGGACAGAGGGCCCAGGATAAGATTCAAAGTGCGGACAGAGGACCTGGGAACCAAGAGCCTCTCCGAGCCAGAGGAGCGCGAACAGACATTTCAGAATGGCGAAAATGTCCCATCATGCTCGGACTGCCAGGAAAAGCTCTCGTCAATGTACTGCACGACAGCCTGCGCCTGA
- a CDS encoding DUF2381 family protein: MNASATALLIHTLFAAQAASTPLPPVGPWAQTVRRLTVGLQAPRAATPPPEVRISPGVGTLLLFDTPVARAELEGEKRFTRVRLAGDTLTLMPSASVEDSEQLRLTVHFADGAAPTSATFRLVPHPTLADRQVEVHRQARSADSLHAELLEKEEELRRLRSELARMEAARNLPDGLTGMLATKQLDANGIRARWRREQLVLHPRNALNVTNATTYRAATQVAVFVECEELRGDASWEARSATLVPREGAALRVLRVWQAAPTAAGMVGQFIVEAEATDTMSLGPYTLTVWAAEGDKRSVILGNVMFP, translated from the coding sequence ATGAATGCCTCCGCGACGGCACTGCTCATTCACACGCTCTTTGCGGCGCAGGCTGCATCCACTCCGCTGCCCCCTGTCGGGCCCTGGGCACAGACAGTGCGGCGCCTCACGGTAGGCCTCCAAGCGCCCCGGGCCGCAACGCCGCCCCCGGAAGTGCGCATCAGCCCTGGAGTGGGCACGCTGCTGCTCTTCGACACGCCAGTGGCCCGCGCGGAGCTGGAAGGCGAGAAACGCTTCACCCGCGTGAGACTGGCGGGTGACACCCTGACGCTGATGCCTTCCGCGAGCGTGGAGGACAGCGAACAGTTGCGGCTGACCGTCCACTTCGCGGACGGCGCCGCGCCCACGAGCGCGACATTCAGGTTGGTGCCCCACCCCACCCTGGCCGACCGTCAGGTGGAAGTCCACCGACAGGCCAGAAGCGCGGACTCGCTCCATGCCGAGTTGCTGGAGAAGGAGGAAGAGCTGCGGCGCCTGCGAAGCGAACTGGCGCGAATGGAGGCTGCCCGGAACCTACCAGATGGCCTCACCGGCATGCTGGCCACCAAGCAACTGGACGCAAATGGCATACGGGCGCGATGGCGCCGTGAACAACTCGTGCTCCATCCGCGCAACGCGCTCAATGTAACGAACGCAACGACCTATCGCGCCGCCACCCAGGTGGCTGTGTTCGTCGAATGCGAGGAACTGCGCGGGGACGCGTCATGGGAGGCCCGGAGCGCGACGCTGGTTCCCCGCGAGGGGGCCGCGCTCCGCGTGCTACGCGTCTGGCAGGCCGCGCCCACCGCTGCGGGCATGGTCGGCCAGTTCATCGTGGAAGCGGAGGCCACGGACACCATGAGCCTGGGCCCCTATACGCTGACAGTCTGGGCTGCGGAGGGCGACAAGCGCTCCGTCATCCTGGGCAACGTCATGTTCCCGTGA
- a CDS encoding DUF2169 family type VI secretion system accessory protein, whose amino-acid sequence MWVLQNQTPYAAERTWIRDKDGHHHWVIALKATFDVDDAGHLRPADAQEPPLREPVYWGEPGRSSLRYEAELVAPKLNTDVLINACAHAPGGRPAPSVEVAVRIHDVDKMLVVHGERFHTRGLAGVRPSSPQPFVTQPILYEWAWGGTDTRDADTRKHVSDSRNPVGRGVVSREAHLVDQPAHRIEYLRGNPAKPGPAGFGPIASYWSPRLELAGTFDEAWRKTRYPLLPRDFDERFSLCAPADQRPSRRLVGGEKVALVHLTPKGTLHFTLPRLRFGFTTWFGAVRRFHEATLGTVVIEPEVMKVRMVFQTSLRVGPQDTERLDFTAITERTD is encoded by the coding sequence ATGTGGGTACTTCAAAACCAGACACCCTATGCGGCGGAGCGGACGTGGATCCGTGACAAGGACGGCCACCACCACTGGGTCATCGCGCTCAAGGCGACCTTCGACGTCGACGACGCGGGCCACCTCCGCCCAGCCGACGCGCAGGAGCCTCCACTGCGGGAGCCCGTCTACTGGGGGGAGCCTGGGCGCTCCAGTCTGCGCTACGAGGCCGAACTCGTCGCCCCGAAGCTGAACACCGACGTCCTCATCAACGCTTGTGCCCATGCGCCCGGTGGGCGGCCCGCGCCCAGCGTCGAGGTGGCCGTCCGCATCCACGATGTGGACAAGATGCTCGTGGTGCACGGAGAGCGCTTCCATACGCGCGGCCTGGCGGGCGTGAGGCCTTCGTCTCCCCAGCCCTTCGTCACCCAGCCCATTCTCTACGAGTGGGCCTGGGGAGGCACCGACACGCGCGACGCGGACACGCGCAAGCACGTCAGTGACTCGCGCAACCCCGTGGGCCGCGGGGTGGTCAGCCGGGAGGCGCATCTGGTGGATCAGCCCGCCCACCGCATCGAATACCTGCGGGGCAACCCAGCGAAGCCGGGGCCGGCTGGCTTTGGCCCCATCGCCAGTTATTGGTCGCCGCGGCTCGAACTGGCAGGCACCTTCGACGAGGCCTGGCGGAAGACGCGATACCCGCTGCTGCCGCGAGACTTCGACGAGCGCTTTTCTCTCTGCGCCCCCGCTGACCAGCGGCCGTCGCGCCGCCTCGTGGGCGGAGAGAAGGTGGCCCTGGTGCACCTCACGCCGAAGGGCACGCTCCACTTCACGCTGCCGCGCCTGCGCTTCGGCTTCACCACCTGGTTCGGCGCCGTCCGGCGCTTCCATGAGGCCACCTTGGGCACCGTCGTCATTGAGCCCGAGGTGATGAAGGTGCGCATGGTTTTCCAGACGAGCTTGAGAGTCGGTCCCCAGGACACCGAGCGCCTCGACTTCACAGCCATTACCGAGAGGACGGACTGA
- a CDS encoding SMI1/KNR4 family protein — MKSLVEFIENYRPGFSSEIVPADEIDIALLEKKAGSLPGAYRRFLESMGASMGDLELAEASFSIDGTLDVYNAKTWLQHGRYIPVAGDNGPSSFDWFLDRSSPHGLDDCLVVRRPLAKNYPPEASSPQYVGLEEFLYCEAFKELRLPQLPFRRKFSSPDDAVAHRSDAVTALAEEKGFKRIPPAEHCALYERGDAALLLYRHPTQPTFSFILGCEDSEELERLRQEFETRTGLKSVATR, encoded by the coding sequence ATGAAATCACTCGTCGAGTTCATCGAAAACTACCGCCCCGGCTTCTCCAGCGAGATTGTCCCGGCGGACGAGATCGACATCGCACTCCTGGAGAAGAAAGCAGGCTCTCTTCCGGGCGCCTATCGTCGTTTCCTGGAGTCAATGGGAGCGAGCATGGGCGACCTTGAACTCGCAGAAGCCTCCTTCTCCATCGACGGAACTCTTGATGTCTACAACGCCAAGACATGGCTTCAACACGGGCGATATATCCCGGTGGCTGGAGATAATGGACCCTCCAGCTTTGATTGGTTCCTGGATCGGTCAAGTCCTCATGGACTCGATGACTGCTTGGTCGTCCGCAGACCATTGGCGAAAAACTACCCCCCCGAGGCCAGTTCTCCCCAGTATGTGGGGCTGGAGGAATTCCTCTACTGCGAAGCCTTCAAGGAGCTTCGGCTGCCGCAACTGCCTTTCCGGCGGAAGTTCTCATCACCGGATGATGCAGTTGCCCACCGTTCGGACGCGGTGACTGCACTGGCCGAGGAGAAGGGCTTCAAGCGCATCCCGCCCGCCGAGCACTGCGCGCTGTATGAGCGGGGAGACGCCGCGCTGCTGCTCTACCGGCACCCGACTCAGCCCACCTTCTCATTCATCCTGGGATGCGAGGACTCGGAGGAACTGGAGCGACTGCGCCAGGAGTTCGAGACACGAACGGGGCTGAAGAGCGTCGCCACGCGCTAG